From the genome of Arthrobacter sp. ERGS1:01:
GGAGTTAACGGCCATGCGTGTACACCCGCTGGAGCCGGGGTGCGATCCGGTTGATGATTTCGTCACCGTGGCTGTTGATGGCCGAGCCCCAATCGTCGGCGCTGGCCGCCCCGGCCTGCGGGTCGCCAAACAGCAGTGCGGCATCGCCCACCCGGACGGCCGTCTCGTGGCCCAGGTCCACCATGAACTGGTCCATGCAGACCTTGCCGATCACGGGAACCTTGTGGCCGCCCACCATGACGATGCTGCTGCCGGAGATGCCCTTGGGAATGCCGTCGGCGTAACCGAGCGGGATCAGGCCCAGGTACCTGGATTCGTGCGTGATGGCCTGGTGTTCGTAACTGACGCCGGTACCGGCCGGCACCTGCTTGACCAGCACCACGGGGGCGGAGACGGACAGGGCCGGGCGCAGGCCGAAATCGGCGGGGTCCAGGTGGTCTGCGGGGGACAAGCCGTACATGGCCAGTCCGGCGCGGACCATGTCGAAGTGGAATTCCGGCCGGGCCAGGATGTTCGCGGAGCTGGAGACGTGCCGCAACGCGGGGTTCAATCCGGCGTCGCGGGCCTCCTGCACGGACGTTTCAAAGTCGGCGACGGCGGCCGTGTTGGCGGGGTGTGCCGGCACGTCGGCCCAGGCCAGGTGCGTCCAGACACCGCGGACCGTGACCGCCCCCGCCAGCTCTGCCGCCCGCGCCGCGGCCACGAGGGCGGGCCAGTCTTCGCGACGGGCGCCGCCGCGGCTCAGGCCGCTGTCCAGCTCCAGGTGGATGAACGCCGTCCGGCCCAATGCCGTGGCGGTGCCGGCCACCACATCAAGCTGGGCCACGCTGCCCAGGGAGACGTCGATGTCGTGCTCGACGGCGTCCGTGATGGCGCCGCCCGAGGTGGTGGCCAGGTACAGCCACGCCAGGATGGGGGTGGTGATGCCGTTGGCCCGCAGCGCCAGGGCCTCCGACAGCTGGGCCGTGCCAAGCCAGTCCGCACCGGCGGCGACGGCGGACCTGGCCGTCTCCAGCAGGCCGTGGCCGTAGGCGTTGCCCTTGACCACGGCCATGAAGTGCGGCGCCCGGGTGCGCTTGCGCAGGATCGCCACGTTGTGTTCGATGGCATCCAGGTCGACGCTGACCGTGCCGGTGGTAAGCTCCGGCTGTCCGGACTTCAATGGTGCATTTTGTCTCATGCGATTACAGTACAGGATGTTTTGCACCGCAAAGAGACGCGCGTCACAGTCGTATCGTTGAAGGACTTGGGACGCCACCTCCCGCATTCGCGGGACTACAGCAGATTGGGATCAAAGAGGATGACAGTACGTGATCAGCTCAGCCCGCGGTCAAAGGCGACCGCACCCGGCGGTGTTCCGCAAGGGCGCGGGCCCGCCGTCGGGCTTGGCCGGCAGCTTCTCCGCCGCAAGCCACTGGGGCAAATGCTCCATGAGGCCGGCAACGGTTCCGACGGCCGCAAGCTGGTGCGCAGCTTTGGCGTGCTCCAGCTGACCATGATCAGCGTTGGGGCCACCCTCGGCACCGGCATCCTGGTGATCCTGGGCGATTCCATTCCGCTGGCCGGGCCGGCCGTGTTCATCTCCTTCCTGATCGCCGGCATCGCCGCGTTGTTGTCGGCGGTTTCCTACGCCGAGATGGCGGGCATGGTGCCGGTCTCGGGATCCAGCTATTCCTACACCTACGTCACCCTGGGTGAGGGCATGGCCTGGATCTGCGGCTGGTGCCTGGTCCTCGAATACGCCGTCTCCGTGGCCGCCGTGGCCGTCGGAGCCGGACAGTACATCAACGAATCCGTGGCCGGATTCGGCTGGGCACTCCCCGATTTCATCTCCCAGCCGCCGGGCTCCGGCGGATTCCTGAACCTGCCGGCCATGGCCATCGTGCTCCTGGCCATGTTCCTGTTGGTGCGCGGCGCCAAGGAAAGCGCCATCATCAACACCGTGATCGTGCTCGTGAAGATCGTGATCCTGCTGTTCTTCTGCGCCATCGCCTTCACTGCGTTCAACGCCGGCAACTTCAGCCCGCTCATGCCCATGGGGGCCGCCGGCGTTTCCGCCGCCGCATCCCGCGTGTTCTTCTCCTACATCGGCTTCGACGCAGCCTCCACCGCCGGCGAGGAGGCGAAGAACCCGCAGCGCGACCTGCCCCGGGCCATCATGCTCTCCATGCTGATCGTCACGAGCTTGTACGTCCTGGTGGCCGTGGCCGCCGTCGGCGCCCGCCAGTGGACCTGGTTTGCCGGCACGCAGGCCGCCCTGGTCCAGATCCTGCTCGAGATCACCCACCAGCCGTGGATGGGCCTGGTGTTCTCCGTGGGCGCCGTGCTCGCCATCGCCAGCATTGTGCTGACCGTGCTGTACGGCCAGACCCGGATCCTGATGTCCATGTCCCGCGACGGCCTGGTGCCGAAAATCTTTGGCCGCATCTCCGAAAAGCGCGGAACCCCCGTGGCCGGCACGCTGATCGTTGGCGTCGCCGTCGCCCTGACGGCCGGGCTGATCCCGCTCGGGGCCCTGGCGGACGCAACGAGCATCGGCACCCTGTTCGCCTTCGCGCTCGTGAACATCGCGGTGATCTACCTGCGCCGCAAGCGCCCCGAACTCAAGCGCAGCTACCGGGTGGCGTTCTACCCCGTCACGCCCATCCTCGGCTCGCTCATGTGCATCTACCTCATGGCCAACCTGGGCGGCGTCACCTGGATCGTGTTCATCGCGTGGATGCTGGTGGGCCTGCTCGCCTACTTCGGCTACGGCCGCCGCAACTCCCGCGTGGCCGCGCTGACCGAGGCCGAATACCAGGAGCTGTCCGCCCGGCCCCTTGAGCCCAGCGATTTTGATTCCACCGACTTTGACTCCACCGACTTAGATTCCACCGACATGCCCGACGCCACAGCAGCCGTCGCATCGGGCCCCACGACGAAAGCCACGCGCCATGACTGAAGCCATCACCATGCTGAACCCGGACTTCCCGTTCAGCTACGACCACTACCTCGCCCACCCAGCCGGCCTGGGCAGCATCCCCGACGCCGCCCACGGCACAGAGGTCGCCATCATTGGCGCCGGGCTCTCGGGGCTGGTGACAGCCTACGAGCTCATGAAGCTTGGCTTGAAGCCTGTCATCTTCGAATCCGAACAAATTGGCGGACGGTTGCGGACCGCCGGATTCCTCGGGGCGCCGGAGGTCACGGCGGACCTGGGCGGCATGCGGTTCCCAGTCTCCGGGCGCGCCTTCTACCACTACGTGGACAAGCTGGGGCTGGCAACGGCCGAGTTCCCCAACCCGCTTTCCGCCGCCACCTCCAGCACCGTCATTGAATTGGCAGGGGAATCCCACTACGCCACCACCGAAGCCGAGCTTCCCGAGTTCTTCCACGAGGTGGCACGGGCGTGGCGGGCCGCCGTGAACGACGGGGCATCCTTCACGCAAATGCAGGACGCCATCCGAGCCCGGGACACGGCGCGCATCAAGGAGCTATGGAACGCCCTGGTCCCGGAACTGGACGAGCAGACGTTCTACGGATTCATTGCCGCCAGCAAGGCCTTCAAGGAGGCCGGCTTCGGGCACCGCGAGGCATTCGGGCAGGTGGGCTTCGGCACGGGCGGCTGGGACACCGACTTCCCCAACTCCATCCTGGAGATCCTGCGCGTGGTCTACACCGACGCCGACGACGCCCACCGCAGCATCGTGGGCGGGGCGCAACGGCTCCCCGAGGCGCTGTGGGAGGATGCGCCGTCGAACCCGGTCTTCTGGCCGGAAGGCACCTCGCTGAAATCACTCCACGGCGGCACCCCGCGCGGGGCCGTGGCCAAGATCGCCCGCGCCGCGGACGGGTCGCTGGAGGTCACGGAGCGCTGGGGCAAGGTGCGGCGTTTCCCCGTGGTCATCAGCACCTGCCAGTCCTGGCTGCTCTCCACCCGCATCAACACGGAGGAGTCCCTGTTCGCCGCTCCCATGTGGACGGCCATCGAACGTTCCCACTACATGCAGTCCTCCAAGACGTTCGTCATGGTGGACCGGCCGTTCTGGAAGGACATCGACCCGGCCACGGGGCGCGAGGTCATGTCGATGACGCTCACTGACCGGCTCAACCGGGCCACGTACCTGCTCGACGACGGCCCCGACAAGCCCGCCGTGATCCTGCTGTCCTACACCTGGAACGACGACGCCCTGAAGTGGCTCTCGCTGGACGCCGAGGAACGGGTGGAACTCATGTTGCACTCGCTGGCGCAGATCTACCCCGGCGTGGACATCGCCTCGCACATCGTCAGCGCGCCCATCACCGTCTCCTGGGAGGCGGACCCGAACTTCATGGGAGCTTTCAAGGCTAATCTGCCGGGCCACTACCGCTACCAGCAGCGACTGTTCACGCACTTCGACCAGGCGGACCTGCCGGAGAGCCAGCGCGGCATCTTCCTGGCCGGCGACGACGTCTCCTGGACCGCCGGCTGGGCCGACGGCGCCGTCACGACGGCCCTGAACGCGGTCTGGGGCGTGGTCAAGCATGTGGGCGGCGCCGCTGCGCCGGCCAACCCGGGCCCGGGCGACAAACTGGCCGAGTACGGCCCCATGACCCTGGACTGATCCCCAGGTATCTATGTTGCAGTTGTTGGACGAAAAACGCCGAAAATCAGTGAAATCGGTCCAATAACTGCAACATAGATTTCGTATTAGTCGAAGACCACCGTGCGGGTGCCGTCCAGGAGCACGCGATGTTCGGCGTGCCACTGCACGGCCTGGGCCAGGGTACGGGCCTCCACGGCACGGCCCACGGACACGAACTTTTCCACGGAGTGCCCGTGGGCCACCCGGATCACTTCCTGTTCGATGATGGGTCCCTCATCCAGCGCCGCGGTCACGTAGTGTGCCGTGGCGCCAATGATCTTCACGCCGCGGGCATGCGCCTGGTGGTAGGGCTTGGCGCCCTTGAAGGACGGCAGGAAGGAGTGGTGGATGTTGATGGCCTTGCCGGCCAGGTGCTTGCACAGATCGTCGGAGAGCACCTGCATGTAGCGGGCCAGGACCACCAGCTCGACCTCGTGCTCGGCCACGAGCGCCAGCAGCTCCGCCTCGGCGTCGGCCTTCGTCTCCGGTGTGACCGGGATGTAGTAGAAGGGGATGCCGTAGAAATTGGCCAACGGCTCAAGGTCCCGGTGGTTGGAGACGATGGCGGGAATCTCAATGGGCAGGGTGCCTGAGCGCTGCAGGAACAGCAGGTCGTTGATGCAATGCGCGGCCTTGGACGCCAGGATCAGGGTGCGCACCGGGGCGCCGGCGCGGTGCAGCTGCCAGTTGAGCCCAAACTGCCCGGCAACACTCTCGAGGTGCTCGCGGAGCCGGCTGAACGACGTCGAGGTTTCCACGGCAACGCGCATGAAGAATGTTCCGGTGTCCGGGTTGCCGTACTGCTGGGAGTCGGTGATATTGCACCCGGCCTCCAGGAGCGAGCCGGAAACGGCGTGGACAATGCCGGGCTGGTCGGCGCAGGAAAGCGTCAACACAAAACCGGTGGGGAGGCCTGGGAATGTCGTGTCAGTCACCCGTCCAAGGTTACCGTCCCGTCGCGGCCCTGTACTACAATTGGCCGTGTTGCAACTGGCGATGAGGTGGGACACCACCGGGGAGTAACACGAGCGAAGACCTCACGATCGTACGCCTGGGACGAGAGGTCACGAACGCCAATGAATGATTGGCGGTGGAGGAAACCCGCACGCACTGCGGTGGAACATTACACAGGGTTTCACACAGTGGGCACACCAAGCATGGGCACGCCTCCACCGGATAATCTGGCCTAGAAGAGTTTGTTCGTGTCGTCCATCCAGGAGTCTTGACGTGTCTTTTACCCCCACCCAGTCCGTGACCAATGCCCCGCTCTCCGAGCTGGACCCCGAGATCGCCGCCGTCCTGAAGGACGAGTTGGGCCGCCAGCGCGACACGCTGGAAATGATCGCTTCCGAAAACTTTGCCCCCCGCGCCGTCCTTGAGGCCCAGGGCTCCGTGCTGACCAACAAGTACGCCGAAGGCTACCCGGGACGCCGCTACTACGGCGGCTGCGAATACGTCGACGTCGCCGAGAATCTGGCGATCGAGCGCGTGAAGAGCCTGTTCGGCGCCGAGTACGCCAACGTCCAGCCGCACTCCGGCGCCCAGGCCAACGCCGCCGCCCTTGCCGCCATGATCAAGCCGGGCGAGAAGATCCTTGGCCTGTCGCTGGCGCACGGCGGCCACCTGACCCACGGCATGAAGCTGAACTTCTCCGGCAAGCTGTACGACGTCGCCGCCTACCAGGTCGAGGAAGACACCTTCCGCATCGACATGGACAAGCTGCGCGAGCAGGCCATCGCCGAGAAGCCCCAGGTCATCATCGCCGGCTGGTCCGCCTACCCGCGCCATCTGGACTTTGCCGCGTTCCGCTCCATCGCCGACGAGGTTGGCGCGCTCCTGTGGACGGACATGGCCCACTTTGCCGGCCTGGTCGCCGCCGGCCTGCACCCGTCACCGGTGCCGTACTCCGACGTCGTCACCTCCACGGTGCACAAGACCCTTTCCGGCCCGCGCTCCGGCGTGATCCTGGCCAAGCAGGAATGGGCCAAGAAGCTGAACTCCGCAGTCTTCCCGGGACAGCAGGGCGGACCGCTCATGCATGTCATCGCCGCCAAGGCCGTGGCCTTCAAGGTTGCTGCCGGTGAGGAATTCGCCGAGCGCCAGGCCCGCGTCCTGGAAGGCGCCAAGATCATCGCCGAGCGCCTGAACGCCGCCGATGTTGCCGAGGCCGGCGTGTCCGTGCTGACCGGTGGCACCGACGTGCACCTGGTGCTCGTCGACCTGCGCAACTCGCAGCTGGACGGCCAGCAGGCCGAGGACCTCCTGCACAGCGTCGGCATCACCGTGAACCGCAACGCCGTCCCGTTCGACCCCCGCCCGCCGATGGTCACCTCCGGCCTGCGGATCGGCACCCCGGCCCTGGCCACCCGCGGCTTCGGCGCAGCGGAGTTCACCGAGGTTGCCGAGATCATCGCCGCAGCTCTGAAGGGCGGCGCCGACGTCGACGCCCTCAGCGCCCGCGTCAAGGCCCTCGCCGCCGACTTCCCGCTCTACCCCGGTCAGGAAGAATGGTAAGCGTGGCACAAGCACAAATCCTTGACGGCAAGGCAACCGCCGCCGCCATCAAGGCCGAATTGACCACCCGCGTCGCGGCCCTGGCTGCCCGCGGGATCACGCCGGGCCTTGGCACCATCCTGGTGGGCTCGGACCCGGGCTCCCAGTGGTACGTGGCCGGCAAGCACAAGGATTGCGCCGAGGTGGGCATCAACTCGCTCCGCGTCGACCTGCCCGAAACGGCCACCCAGGACGAGGTCTTGGCAGCTGTTCGCCAGCTCAACGAGGACCCCGCCTGCACCGGCTACATCGTCCAGCTTCCGCTGCCGGCGCACATTGACCAGGACGTGGTGCTCGAAGCCATCGACCCGGCCAAGGACGCCGACGGCCTGCACCCGATGAACCTGGGCCGCCTGGTGGCGAACGTGAACCGCCCCATGACGTCCCCGCTGCCGTGCACGCCCAAGGGCTGCATCGTGCTGCTGGAACGCCACGGCATCACGCTCAACGGCAAGCACGTGCTGGTGGTGGGCCGCGGCGTCACGATCGGCCGGCCCATGGGCCTGCTGCTGACCCGCCGCGACGTCAACGCCACCGTGACCCTGGCCCACACCGGCACGCAGGACCTGGCCGCCGAACTGGGCCGGGCCGACGTGGTCATCGCCGCCGCCGGGCAGCCGCACATGATCAAGGCCGCCGACCTCAAGCCGGGCGCCATCGTGCTCGACGTCGGTGTCAGCCGCGTCGACGACGGCAACGGCAAGGCCGTGGTCACCGGTGACGTGGAGCCCGCAGCCGCCAACGTGGCGAGCTGGATCTCCCCGAACCCGGGCGGCGTGGGTCCCATGACCCGCGCCATGCTGCTCGCCAACGTGGTCGAGGCCGCCGAGCGCGCCTAAAGAAGAACATCATCACGCACCACCGCAGTCGCCCGCACTCCCTCGGAGTGCGGGCGACTGCGCGTTGGGCGGTGATGGGGCGTTGGCGGAGCGTGCGCCGGCGTCCCGCGGAGGACGTGGCAGGCGCGAACAGAGCCGAACGGCCGGGCCGGCCGCCGCGAGAACTGGCTATGCCACCGAACCCTGACGAATTGCACCAGTTGGGCGCCCAAGGGACAGTTCTCGGCACAGAGTTCAGGTCTCGGCGCGAAATGCAGTTCTCGAGCGCTGCCGTTTCAGCCGTGCGCCGGCCCCGGGACGGATCGAGAGCCGGCGGGTTTCGGGAGTCCCGCGCGGAAAACATACTCAAATCCGCGCCACTGTGAAAGTGGCGCGGAGTTGCCGGCAAACTCTGCGCAGGACTCGCGGCCGCCGGGCGTGCCTAAAGAAGAACATCATCACGCACCACCGCAGTCGCCCGTACTCCCGCCGGAGTACGGGCGACTGCGCGTTGGGGGTGATGTGCGCGGCGGCGGCGCGGATTACGCTCGTCTCATGAGAAGTGCGCGCAGGGGTCCGCCAATAGGCGTCGTGGTGGTGCTTGCCGCGCTCATCCAACTCGGGGGCACCCATGTGGCGGCGACCCACCAACCGCTCGCGCACCGGCTGGACGGGCTCGCCTACGCGCTCCTGCTGGCCGGGCCGCTGCTGCTGCTCCTGCGGCGCAGGGCCCCGGAGGCCATGCTCGGGGCCGTGGCCCTCGTGACGGGCGCCTATTTCGCGCTCGGCTACCCTTTGGGGCCGGCGCCGCTGTCCCTGGCCCTGGCCATCATCCTGGCCACGGCCGCCCGGCGGCGCGTCTTCAGCTGGTCGGTGACGGCCGCCGTCGTCGTTGCCGTGTTCACCTGGGCGCTGCTGCACGGCGGCGAGCAGGGACTCATCCCGGCCACGGCGGCGGCCGCCTGGCTGGTGATCATGGTGCTGATCGGTGAGGCCGTGCGCGCTAACCGGGAGCGGCAGGCAACCCGGCGCGCCCAGGCGGAGGCGCGCAAGCTGCGCGCCCAGGACGAGTACCGGCTGGCCCTGGCCCGGGACATCCACGACGTCGTGGCGCATTCGCTGTCCATGATCAACGTCCGGGCGTCGGTTGCACTGCACTTGGCGGACCGGGATCCAGAGCAGTTGCGCCCGGCCCTGGAGGCGATCAAGACGGCCAGCAAGGAGTCCCTGGTCCAGGTGCGCGAACTGTTGGGCGTGCTGCGCGAGGACGCCCCGCTGTCGCCGCAGCTCACCCTGGCGCAGCTGCCGGAACTCATCGCGGAGGCGCGGCACAGCGGCCTGGACGTGACGCTGGCGTACGACGGCGACGCCGCGGCCCTGTCCGCCAGGCTCGGCCCGGAGCGGCAGGCCGTCATCTACCGGGTGGTCCAGGAAGCGGTCACGAACGCGATCAGGCATTCCGGCGGCGCGCACATCGCGGTCCGGCTGGGGCCGGCCGTGCGGGACACGCTGAACATTGCGGTGGACGACGACGGCGACGGCCGGCAAGGCGCGCCCGAGGGCAACGGGCTGCGCGGGCTCCGCGAACGCGTGGAAGGCGTGGGCGGAAGCGTTGATGTGGTGGAACTGAACCCCGGCCTTGGCATTCGTGTGGCCGTGCCGCTGGGCTCGTCATTGGGCGCGCCGGAAGCGGGCCGGCCGTGATCCGGGTGTTGATCGCCGACGACCAGACGCTCATCCGGGCCGGCTTCAAGGCGCTCCTGAACGCCGAGCCGAACATGGAGGTGGTGGCCGAGGCGGGCACGGGCCGGGACGCCGTGGCGATGGCGAAGGCGCACCGTCCCGACGTCATCCTGATGGACATCC
Proteins encoded in this window:
- the alr gene encoding alanine racemase — translated: MRQNAPLKSGQPELTTGTVSVDLDAIEHNVAILRKRTRAPHFMAVVKGNAYGHGLLETARSAVAAGADWLGTAQLSEALALRANGITTPILAWLYLATTSGGAITDAVEHDIDVSLGSVAQLDVVAGTATALGRTAFIHLELDSGLSRGGARREDWPALVAAARAAELAGAVTVRGVWTHLAWADVPAHPANTAAVADFETSVQEARDAGLNPALRHVSSSANILARPEFHFDMVRAGLAMYGLSPADHLDPADFGLRPALSVSAPVVLVKQVPAGTGVSYEHQAITHESRYLGLIPLGYADGIPKGISGSSIVMVGGHKVPVIGKVCMDQFMVDLGHETAVRVGDAALLFGDPQAGAASADDWGSAINSHGDEIINRIAPRLQRVYTHGR
- a CDS encoding amino acid permease; the protein is MLHEAGNGSDGRKLVRSFGVLQLTMISVGATLGTGILVILGDSIPLAGPAVFISFLIAGIAALLSAVSYAEMAGMVPVSGSSYSYTYVTLGEGMAWICGWCLVLEYAVSVAAVAVGAGQYINESVAGFGWALPDFISQPPGSGGFLNLPAMAIVLLAMFLLVRGAKESAIINTVIVLVKIVILLFFCAIAFTAFNAGNFSPLMPMGAAGVSAAASRVFFSYIGFDAASTAGEEAKNPQRDLPRAIMLSMLIVTSLYVLVAVAAVGARQWTWFAGTQAALVQILLEITHQPWMGLVFSVGAVLAIASIVLTVLYGQTRILMSMSRDGLVPKIFGRISEKRGTPVAGTLIVGVAVALTAGLIPLGALADATSIGTLFAFALVNIAVIYLRRKRPELKRSYRVAFYPVTPILGSLMCIYLMANLGGVTWIVFIAWMLVGLLAYFGYGRRNSRVAALTEAEYQELSARPLEPSDFDSTDFDSTDLDSTDMPDATAAVASGPTTKATRHD
- a CDS encoding flavin monoamine oxidase family protein; amino-acid sequence: MTEAITMLNPDFPFSYDHYLAHPAGLGSIPDAAHGTEVAIIGAGLSGLVTAYELMKLGLKPVIFESEQIGGRLRTAGFLGAPEVTADLGGMRFPVSGRAFYHYVDKLGLATAEFPNPLSAATSSTVIELAGESHYATTEAELPEFFHEVARAWRAAVNDGASFTQMQDAIRARDTARIKELWNALVPELDEQTFYGFIAASKAFKEAGFGHREAFGQVGFGTGGWDTDFPNSILEILRVVYTDADDAHRSIVGGAQRLPEALWEDAPSNPVFWPEGTSLKSLHGGTPRGAVAKIARAADGSLEVTERWGKVRRFPVVISTCQSWLLSTRINTEESLFAAPMWTAIERSHYMQSSKTFVMVDRPFWKDIDPATGREVMSMTLTDRLNRATYLLDDGPDKPAVILLSYTWNDDALKWLSLDAEERVELMLHSLAQIYPGVDIASHIVSAPITVSWEADPNFMGAFKANLPGHYRYQQRLFTHFDQADLPESQRGIFLAGDDVSWTAGWADGAVTTALNAVWGVVKHVGGAAAPANPGPGDKLAEYGPMTLD
- the purU gene encoding formyltetrahydrofolate deformylase gives rise to the protein MTDTTFPGLPTGFVLTLSCADQPGIVHAVSGSLLEAGCNITDSQQYGNPDTGTFFMRVAVETSTSFSRLREHLESVAGQFGLNWQLHRAGAPVRTLILASKAAHCINDLLFLQRSGTLPIEIPAIVSNHRDLEPLANFYGIPFYYIPVTPETKADAEAELLALVAEHEVELVVLARYMQVLSDDLCKHLAGKAINIHHSFLPSFKGAKPYHQAHARGVKIIGATAHYVTAALDEGPIIEQEVIRVAHGHSVEKFVSVGRAVEARTLAQAVQWHAEHRVLLDGTRTVVFD
- the glyA gene encoding serine hydroxymethyltransferase, yielding MSFTPTQSVTNAPLSELDPEIAAVLKDELGRQRDTLEMIASENFAPRAVLEAQGSVLTNKYAEGYPGRRYYGGCEYVDVAENLAIERVKSLFGAEYANVQPHSGAQANAAALAAMIKPGEKILGLSLAHGGHLTHGMKLNFSGKLYDVAAYQVEEDTFRIDMDKLREQAIAEKPQVIIAGWSAYPRHLDFAAFRSIADEVGALLWTDMAHFAGLVAAGLHPSPVPYSDVVTSTVHKTLSGPRSGVILAKQEWAKKLNSAVFPGQQGGPLMHVIAAKAVAFKVAAGEEFAERQARVLEGAKIIAERLNAADVAEAGVSVLTGGTDVHLVLVDLRNSQLDGQQAEDLLHSVGITVNRNAVPFDPRPPMVTSGLRIGTPALATRGFGAAEFTEVAEIIAAALKGGADVDALSARVKALAADFPLYPGQEEW
- a CDS encoding bifunctional methylenetetrahydrofolate dehydrogenase/methenyltetrahydrofolate cyclohydrolase, with product MAQAQILDGKATAAAIKAELTTRVAALAARGITPGLGTILVGSDPGSQWYVAGKHKDCAEVGINSLRVDLPETATQDEVLAAVRQLNEDPACTGYIVQLPLPAHIDQDVVLEAIDPAKDADGLHPMNLGRLVANVNRPMTSPLPCTPKGCIVLLERHGITLNGKHVLVVGRGVTIGRPMGLLLTRRDVNATVTLAHTGTQDLAAELGRADVVIAAAGQPHMIKAADLKPGAIVLDVGVSRVDDGNGKAVVTGDVEPAAANVASWISPNPGGVGPMTRAMLLANVVEAAERA
- a CDS encoding sensor histidine kinase; this translates as MRSARRGPPIGVVVVLAALIQLGGTHVAATHQPLAHRLDGLAYALLLAGPLLLLLRRRAPEAMLGAVALVTGAYFALGYPLGPAPLSLALAIILATAARRRVFSWSVTAAVVVAVFTWALLHGGEQGLIPATAAAAWLVIMVLIGEAVRANRERQATRRAQAEARKLRAQDEYRLALARDIHDVVAHSLSMINVRASVALHLADRDPEQLRPALEAIKTASKESLVQVRELLGVLREDAPLSPQLTLAQLPELIAEARHSGLDVTLAYDGDAAALSARLGPERQAVIYRVVQEAVTNAIRHSGGAHIAVRLGPAVRDTLNIAVDDDGDGRQGAPEGNGLRGLRERVEGVGGSVDVVELNPGLGIRVAVPLGSSLGAPEAGRP